The sequence ATCGCGACGCTGGAATTGATCGACGCCCGCGTCGCGGCGCTGACCGGGGAGCGGCTCGGGATCGCCACCCCGGTGCGCGGTGACTGGTTATTGCTGGTGGAACTGACCGGCGACACCGACCAGGCCGATCGCCTCGCCGACCTGCTGGCGCAGGTGCGGTGCTGCGACGAGCCGGCGGTGGGCGTGGACCTTGCGACCCAACAGCGGCTGTGGCGGGTGCGTGAGGCGGTCGCCGACGTGTTGGGTGCATTCGGGCCGCCGCTGAAGTTCGACGTGTCCCTGCCCCTGGCGGCCGTCGCCGGATTCGCCAAGGCGGCGAGCGCGGTGGTGCGCCAGCATGCACCGGAGGCTCTTCCGGTGCTGTTCGGCCATATCGGTGAGGGCAACCTGCACTTCAACGTGCTGCGGTGCTCGGCGGCGGCCGAACCCGAGTTGTACGCGGCGATGATGGCGTTGATCGCCGACTGCGGCGGCAACGTCAGTTCCGAACACGGGGTAGGCAGCCGCAAGCGGGCCTACCTGACGATGTCGCGCGGGCCGGACGATATCGCCGCGATGCGGACGATCAAGGCAGCGTTCGATCCGACCGGCTACCTCAATGCCGCGGTGCTCTTCGACTAGTCGCGGTGCTTGATGCCGACCGCCTGACGCAGCTGGGCGAGGAACTGCTCGGAGTCGTCGCTGCGAATGATGTAGTGCGAGATGGCTATCCGGATCGCGGCCGCCGCCTTCACCGCGGCGTCCGGTCCGGTCAGCATCCGCTGCAGACCCTCGCGCATCGGCACGATGATGCGGGAGAAGTCGGCGAGCACATGCTTGGGCTCGATGTCGATCATCCGCACGCCCGTGTACGAGTGCTGATAGTCGACGATGAAACGCAGTGCGGCGTCGAGCCTTTCGGTGCCCTTCAGTCCGTCGGTGGCACGGGCGATCCCGCTGTCGAAGATGTGCCGCTCGTAGCGGGAGAACGCCGAGACCAAATCTTCCTTCGACGGGAACCACCGATACAGGGTGGGGCGGGAGACCCCAGCCTGGGAGGCCACCTCGGACAAGCTGAGCTTGGTCATGCCATTGCGCCCGAGCACCTCGGCGGTGGCCGCGAGGATCCGCTGCCGGGTCGAGCTGTCGGGGCCGTCCGCCGTGCTGCGGGTCATAGCGGAGACTTTACAAAAAATAGCGAGAGTGTCACGCTGGTTCGGTGCCTGGACATCGTTCCTCACCGTCACGGGCCCCTGGGATCGGGCCGTAGGGCAATTATTGTGATCGAAGCGCCGCAAGTCACGTGCGAGGAACGCACGCATCCGCCGCGAGCCGTGATGATCGTCATCGAAGCGGCCGGGATCGGCCAGGTGGCCGCGGCCCAGTTGGCCGCGCAAGGACACCTGGTTTTGCTCGGCGGTCGACACTTCGAGGAGTCCGAGCGGTTCGCCGCGCAGCTTCGAGACCGCGGCGGCAGCGCCTTCGCCGTCCACCTCGACCTCGCCGACCCGCGGTCGATCAGCCAGTTTCTCGCCGCCGCGCACTACCTCATCGGCACCCCGGACGTGCTCATCACCGACGCCGGGCTCGTCGGGGTGCCGGGCACGTGCGTGGAGGGCGCGTGCATCGGAGCGCAAACCCTTGCCACCCAACTGATTCCGGCCATGATCGCCCGGGGCAGCGGTGACGTGGTGTTGGTCGGCCCGGAGTTCGCCGGGGTGCGCTGCGCCGCCGTCCAGCGCAAGGTCGACGCCTGGCTCGCGGCCTTGGACGCGGAATTCGTCGGCACCGGGGTGCGGGCCTCGGCCGTGCGGTCGGCCCAGCCGGGCGCGGTCGCGTTCACCGCTGAGGCCGGGCGCCTGCTCGCCGGGATGGCCACCGAGTCGCGGCTGCGTCTTGTCGAAATACTCCCGGCTGTGGGAGCGGCCCGCTAGCGACGACGCAGCAGGACGGACTGCTGGATGCCCGCCACCGCGCCCTGCTGGTCGAACAGGGTGCCGATGGTCGTCCCGATGCCGTCGGGGCCGTAGTTGGTCTCGGCGCGGATCCCGATCCACTCGCCGTCGGGAATCCGGTGCACGTGCACCACCAGGTCGGTGTTGAGGAACGTCCACTTTCTGATGTCGAGCTTGGTGCCGACCCCGTTGGCGTCGTCGGCCACCGCGAACAGCCGCTGCAGCGGAGTCATCCCTTCGCCCTTGACCAGGTCCACGATCGGCGAGATCCAGGACTCGCCGGCACCGGGGGCCAGCGGCGTGGTCAGCCACCGCCAGTCCAGGCTGTGCACATAGTTGCGGTCCCAGTTCTGCTGCATGTTGTTGCTGCGGGCCTCGCTGACCGGCCGCAGCGGGGGAGCCGAGGCGTGCTGCACGTCGCCGGTGTCCAACGTCTGCAGCCGCCAACCGGTCGCGCGGGCGACCGGTCGCGGCAGCTGGTCGGGACCGGGTGCCAGCATCTCAGCGCTGACCAGTTCGATCTGCTTGCCGGCCCGGTCGACCTGTCCGCGCACCCACAGCGCGCCTTCGGCCGGCACGGGCCCCAACAGGTCGATGCTGACCCGGCTGAGCCGGGTGTCGTCGCGGGGCTCGAGCCGCTCCAGTGCCCGCACCAGCAGCGCCGAAACCGGTGCGGCGTGCTGAATCTGAGCCGACCAGGTGCCGCGCACCAGATCGGTGGCGGCGAACTTCTCTCCCCGAGGATCGAACGCGTCCAGCAGTTCGTAGTAGGAGTCGGTCATCGAATCCCTTTCAAGGCAGTCCGGCGCCGGGTATCTCCACGGTGACCGTGTCCAAACGCGAGTCGTGGGTCCCGACCAGCCGTTTGGGGTAGGCGCCGGGGCTGGTCAGCAGGAACAGCGTGCGACGCTTCGGCCCGCCCAGCGCGCATGCGATCGCGGCTCGCTCGCCGGTTGCGATGCGGTCGGTGACGGCGCCGCCCTCGGTGATGCGCTCGAACTGATTGGCCAGTGTCATCGCCGTCCAGATCCCGCCGGCGGCGTCCAGCGCGATGCCGTCCGGTGGTCCGTCCAGCCCGTCGGCGAACACCTGGCGGTCACGCAGCCCGCCGTCGGCGCCGATGGTGAACCGGGTGAGTCGGCGGCCCATCGACTCGGCGACGATCAGCGTGCCCCCGTCCGGGGTGATCACCATCCCGTTGGGGAAGTCGAGATCCTCGGCGACGATGTGCGCGCTGGAGTCCGGATCGACCCGCACCAGCACACCGCCGGAGTAGGCCTGCGAGCCGATATAGCTGCGGCCGGCCGCGTCCACCACCATGTCCCCGAGATCGGCCGGCACCTGCTGGCTCAGGTCCACCAGCGTCGTCACCGAGTCTCCGTCGTAGCAGAGCACCTGGCGGTCGGAGGCCGAGGCGATCAGCAGCGATCCGTCCGGCCGGAAACCGAGCCCGCTGGGGGTATGCCCGGGCAGCGGCACCGTGGTCATGGAGCCGCGCAGGTTCACGGTGTGGATCGCCTCGCCGAGCATGTCCGAGAACCACAGCAGACCCTCGAACCAGCGCGGTCCCTCCCCGAAACAGAAGCCGCCGGCCAGCGGTGTCGGTGTCGGCTGCGAGCTTGCTTCGGCGATGCTCAACACTGTCGCCCTCCTGTCCTGCGGTCGCGGGCGCGATCAGGCATACTTTACAAAATCTGGCTGAAATGTCACGCTCGCGGAATGGCTCAACCCACCGAGACTCCGCCCGCGCCGCAATGGTCGGTGAGCGGCCTGCTGGACCTTTTCGAGGTGACGGCCGACGGTCCGGACCGGTATACCGGGGCGACCGGGCTTGCCGGCGACGACGAGCGTCAAGTCGTCGAGGGCACGCAGCTACTGGCGCAGGCCATCGTGGCAGCGGCAAAACGCTTCTCGGACAAGTCCATCCGATCGGTGCACGCGGTGTTCGCCCGGGCTGTGCTGGTGGGGCCGCCGGCGGAATACCTGATCGACGTCGTCAGCGAGGGGCGCTCAACGGCTGCCGCGGTGATCTCGGTGCTGCAGAACGGCAAGCGCTGCGCCACCATCACGGTGCTCGCCGACGTCCCGTCGGCCGACGTGATCACCCACCACCTGCCGCGGCCCGAAGTGGCAGCCCCCGCCCAGGCCAACCCCTGCGTCATGCCGATGACCGGACGCGAGGTGCGCCTCGTCGACGTCGTCGACGTCAACAGCCCCGACGAGGTGGGCCCGCCGGAGCTCTATGCCTGGCTGCACTATGACCCCATTCCCACCCGCGACGACCTCGCCAAGGCGCTGATCGCTTACTTCACCGGACATTTGGGCATCTCGACGACGATGCGCGCGCACGCCGGAATCGGCACCAGTCAGTCGCATCTGACGGTGTCCACCGCTCCCATGACGGTCACGGTGAGTTTCCACGAACCGGTGCGCTGGGACGGCTGGATCCTTTATGGCCATGAAAGCACCCAGGTGGGTGCGGGCATGTCTTACGTTCGCGGCACCGTGCACACCGAGGACGGTGAACTTCTCGCCTCGTTCGCCCAGGACGGTCTGATCCGGCCGCTGCGCACCAGCGACAACAAGATCGCCGAGCACTCGCGGCTATAGCCGGGCCGGTACCGGCAGCTCGGCGAGGCCTTCGGCGCGGGTCATGTCGAAGCTGAAAAACCCTGCGATGGGCGCACTCTCGGGGAGCGGATCGGGGTAGCTCCAGGCCACGTCCTCGACGACGGTGTCTCCGACGATCGCGGACCAATACCGGGCGTACCCCTTGTAGTTGCAGTAGGTCGACGTCCCCGACGCCTGCAGCAGATCGGTGCGAACGTGGCCCGGGGCGACGTACAGCCGCGGCGCGAGGGCTGTCTCGAACAGGATCACCGTGTCGTCGGTGTCCACCAGGGCCACTCCGGCGACCTCGACCCGCAATGTGCGCCGGGTGGGCCGGCAGTCGACCCGGTGATAGGGGTTCGGCGGGTAGTGCACCAGCCGGCGGCCCTCTTCGAACCAGGCGTCCACGGCGTCCCACGGCACCTGCACGAAGCCGGCTGCCTCCGGCAGCGCCCGATGCGGAAGGTCGCCGACGGCATCCGCGGGGAAGGCGTAGCTCAGCGGCTCGCCCTGCCGATGCACCAGCAGCGCCTGTTCGGTGTCGATCACGGTGCGTTCACGGCGGATCGCCCACACCCGCCGGGGATGCGGTTCGACGTACACCAGAGCGCCGGTGATCTGCGGAGAGAACCAGCCGGCGCGCTCGGTGCTGAGCGGGCCGTGCCCGGCAACCAGACTCATGGGAACCCCACCCCTCGTCCTCGGTCGTGTTCGGCCGAATTCGCCTTTACAAATTCCACGCCAACTGTAATATCTCGGAGAAGTTGTGCTGCGCGGTACGGACGGCTCGTCCGACCGGCGGCACCGTCTGAGATTCTCACGACGAGCTGGGATGATGCGATGACGAGTACCGCTGCGGCCCTGGATTCCCTGGCGCAGGACCAGTACCTGCGCTACCGCCTCGATGTCATCGCCCTCGATGTTGCCGGCCTGGTGCAGGCGGCCGGCGGATGGCTGTATCACCGTGCGGCGATCGGCTGGGACGTGCGGGTGCTGGTGCCATCGCGCCAGGATCTCCGGCCCTTGCACATCCTCGGACTGAATACGGCAGACCTCGAGGCCGAGCTGGCCGCCCCCGAAGGCGATGCGCCCGCGCACAGCCTGGCGGTGGTCGCCGACGCGCTCACCGCCGATCCCCGGATCAGCCGGCGGGTGCGCCACGCGCTGCGGAGCAGCCTGACCGAGGTCGTGTTGTGGGGTGAGCGCTGGCCGCTGGAGGTCAGCCATCGGCTCAGTACCGTGCAGCACCTGCCCACCGTGGCGGGCCGGGCGTTCAAGCGGCAGGCGCTGGCCGCCGCCGATGTCAGGGAAACGGCGCCGTTCGACGGTCCGGAGATATTCCGTAGCGACCAGAAGCGTTGCCTGCCGGTCAATTCCGACCTGGTCCCGCTCGGCTGATGCGCAAACACTACGACCACACCCTGCTGTACCTGCACGAGACGATCAATCTGGGCCGCGGCCTGCGCGACGACTTCACCCGCAACTTCACCGAGACCTACCAGCCGATGATGAGCGAGCTGGGCGCTCGCCTCTTCGCGTTGTGGGAGTCCACCGCCTACAACGGGCACTGGCCGCAGGTCACGATCATCTGGGAGATCGACGCGTTCGCCGACTACGCCCGAATCGGGCGGGCGCAGAACCGCGGCGGCAGCCACGCCCAGCGCGCGGCCGAGTGGTCGGCCTACCTCGCCGGTATCGGAGCATCGGGGGAGGGCCGGATCATGTACCCCGGCCCGCACAACAAGACCCTGTCCCAGCTCTGCGCGGCCGACTTCGACGCGACCGTGGTGATACAGGAAATCATGCAGACCAAGCCCGGCCGCCAGGACGACTACATCCGGGAGCTGGAGCGGCTTTACGTGCCGTGGTCGGAGCGCACCGGCAAGCGCTGGCTCGGTTCGTTCACCACCACGTTCCGCTACAACGAGGTCATCCACTACTGGGCGCTGGACGGCGGCTGGGAGTGCTTCGCCGAGCATTACCCGTCGTGGAAGGACCACCCGCCGGCCGAGATCGTGACGTGGATGAGTGTGGCGCCCGCGTTACGCGACGGCTGGGAGGACTCGATCCTGCAGGCCCTGCCACCCTCCCCGCTGCAGCGAGACGCCACGTGACAAGCGTTGCCGCACCGGAGTTCTCCTACGATCCGTTCGACCCGGCGGTGATGGCCGACCCGCTGCCGTACTACCGCGTGCTGCGCGACCAGCACCCGATGTACTACGTACCGCAGTGGGACCTCTACGCCCTGTCCCGCTTCGACGACATCTGGGATGTGCTGGCCGTCAGTGATGGAACCTTCGTGGCTTCGGAGGGCACGCTGCCCGCGGCCAACGTGCTGGCGCACCACAACGGCGGTCCGGTCCCGGACCCGCCGCTGCACCCGCTGCCCTTCCACGCCGTCTTCGACAAGCCGATCTACGACGACATCCGCCGGTTGCAGTCCCCGGCGTTTCGGCCCCGATCGGTGGCTGACTGGGAAGACCGGGTCCGCACCTTGGCCAACCAGCGGCTGGATGAGCTGCTTCCGCTGGGCCGGTTCGACTTGACCTGTGATTACGGCGGAGTCGTAGTGGCCCAGGTGGTCTGCGAACTGCTGGGCATTCCGACCGATTGCGCCGCGGAGGTATTGGCGGCGGTGAACGCCGGCAGCCTGGCGCAGGCCGGCAGCGGCGTGGACACCGCCGCGGCGCGGCCCAATTACCTGCAGTACCTCATCCCGGCCGTGCAACGCCGGCGCGCCGAGCGGGGCTCCGGCGACCTGCCGATCGTCGACGGGATGCTGGCCTACCGGCTACCGGACGGCAGCGACCTGGATGACGTCGAAGCCGCGACGCAATTGCTGTGCATCTTCATCGGCGGCACCGAGACCGTGCCCAAGATCGTCGCGCACGGATTGTGGGAGCTGGCTCGACGCCCGGACCAACTGGCCGCGGTGCGGGCGAATCCGCACGACACGGTGCAGCTGGCGCGCGAGGAGATGATCCGGTATTGCGCACCGGCGCAATGGTTCGCGCGCACCGCCCGCAAACCGTTCACGCTGCACGGCACGACTGTCGAGCCGGGCCAACGCATCATCACCCTGCTCGCGTCGGCCAACCGCGACGAGCGTCAGTACCCCGACCCCGACGAATTCCAGTGGGACCGGCCGATCAAACGCTCCCTGGCGTTCGGCCGCGGTCAGCACTTCTGCATCGGCTACCACCTGGCCCGACTGGAAGTGACTGTCCTGGTGCAGGAATGGTTGCGCCGAGTCCCGGACTATCGGATCGTCGACGACGGCGCGACCAGGCTGCCGTCCAGTTTTCAATGGGGCTGGAACACCATCCCGGTGGAGGTCTGAGGCATGTGGGCATACCGGTTGATCGCGCCGTATCAGTTCGAGAAGATCGAGGCCCCCGACCCCACCGAGCAGCAGGTCGGCGCGGGGCAGGTGCTGCTGCAGTTCGTCGCCGCCGGGGTGTGCGGCAGTGACCTGCCGGCCTTTCGCGGCGCGCAGGGCAGGTTGCCCGGTGACGACGGTGCCGGTGCTGCGGAGAAGCTCGGCTTCCCGATCCACGAGATCGTCGGCGACGTCGTCACCAGCCGGCACCCGCAGCACCAACCCGGCGACCGGGTCGTCGGCTGGGCATCGGGCTTCGACGGACTGATGGAGCAGGTGATCAGCGACGGCGAGGGCCTGATGACCTACGACCCGGCGCTGGTGCCCGCCCAAGCCGTGGGCCTGCAACCCCTGGCCTGTGTGCTCTACGCCGTCGAACAGTTGCCAGACCTGGCCGGCCGCCACGTGGCGGTGATCGGGCAGGGTTCGATCGGCCTGCTGTTCAGCGCCGTCGCCAAAGCCGCGGGTGCGCGCCGCGTCACCGGCGTGGACCCGGTCGATCGTCGAGATATGGCTGCCGCCTTCGGTGTTGACACCGTCG is a genomic window of Mycolicibacter heraklionensis containing:
- a CDS encoding TetR/AcrR family transcriptional regulator; this encodes MTRSTADGPDSSTRQRILAATAEVLGRNGMTKLSLSEVASQAGVSRPTLYRWFPSKEDLVSAFSRYERHIFDSGIARATDGLKGTERLDAALRFIVDYQHSYTGVRMIDIEPKHVLADFSRIIVPMREGLQRMLTGPDAAVKAAAAIRIAISHYIIRSDDSEQFLAQLRQAVGIKHRD
- a CDS encoding SDR family NAD(P)-dependent oxidoreductase, whose product is MIVIEAAGIGQVAAAQLAAQGHLVLLGGRHFEESERFAAQLRDRGGSAFAVHLDLADPRSISQFLAAAHYLIGTPDVLITDAGLVGVPGTCVEGACIGAQTLATQLIPAMIARGSGDVVLVGPEFAGVRCAAVQRKVDAWLAALDAEFVGTGVRASAVRSAQPGAVAFTAEAGRLLAGMATESRLRLVEILPAVGAAR
- a CDS encoding thioesterase family protein, translating into MTDSYYELLDAFDPRGEKFAATDLVRGTWSAQIQHAAPVSALLVRALERLEPRDDTRLSRVSIDLLGPVPAEGALWVRGQVDRAGKQIELVSAEMLAPGPDQLPRPVARATGWRLQTLDTGDVQHASAPPLRPVSEARSNNMQQNWDRNYVHSLDWRWLTTPLAPGAGESWISPIVDLVKGEGMTPLQRLFAVADDANGVGTKLDIRKWTFLNTDLVVHVHRIPDGEWIGIRAETNYGPDGIGTTIGTLFDQQGAVAGIQQSVLLRRR
- a CDS encoding SMP-30/gluconolactonase/LRE family protein — encoded protein: MSIAEASSQPTPTPLAGGFCFGEGPRWFEGLLWFSDMLGEAIHTVNLRGSMTTVPLPGHTPSGLGFRPDGSLLIASASDRQVLCYDGDSVTTLVDLSQQVPADLGDMVVDAAGRSYIGSQAYSGGVLVRVDPDSSAHIVAEDLDFPNGMVITPDGGTLIVAESMGRRLTRFTIGADGGLRDRQVFADGLDGPPDGIALDAAGGIWTAMTLANQFERITEGGAVTDRIATGERAAIACALGGPKRRTLFLLTSPGAYPKRLVGTHDSRLDTVTVEIPGAGLP
- a CDS encoding acyl-CoA thioesterase, whose product is MAQPTETPPAPQWSVSGLLDLFEVTADGPDRYTGATGLAGDDERQVVEGTQLLAQAIVAAAKRFSDKSIRSVHAVFARAVLVGPPAEYLIDVVSEGRSTAAAVISVLQNGKRCATITVLADVPSADVITHHLPRPEVAAPAQANPCVMPMTGREVRLVDVVDVNSPDEVGPPELYAWLHYDPIPTRDDLAKALIAYFTGHLGISTTMRAHAGIGTSQSHLTVSTAPMTVTVSFHEPVRWDGWILYGHESTQVGAGMSYVRGTVHTEDGELLASFAQDGLIRPLRTSDNKIAEHSRL
- a CDS encoding DUF427 domain-containing protein → MSLVAGHGPLSTERAGWFSPQITGALVYVEPHPRRVWAIRRERTVIDTEQALLVHRQGEPLSYAFPADAVGDLPHRALPEAAGFVQVPWDAVDAWFEEGRRLVHYPPNPYHRVDCRPTRRTLRVEVAGVALVDTDDTVILFETALAPRLYVAPGHVRTDLLQASGTSTYCNYKGYARYWSAIVGDTVVEDVAWSYPDPLPESAPIAGFFSFDMTRAEGLAELPVPARL
- a CDS encoding cytochrome P450 is translated as MADPLPYYRVLRDQHPMYYVPQWDLYALSRFDDIWDVLAVSDGTFVASEGTLPAANVLAHHNGGPVPDPPLHPLPFHAVFDKPIYDDIRRLQSPAFRPRSVADWEDRVRTLANQRLDELLPLGRFDLTCDYGGVVVAQVVCELLGIPTDCAAEVLAAVNAGSLAQAGSGVDTAAARPNYLQYLIPAVQRRRAERGSGDLPIVDGMLAYRLPDGSDLDDVEAATQLLCIFIGGTETVPKIVAHGLWELARRPDQLAAVRANPHDTVQLAREEMIRYCAPAQWFARTARKPFTLHGTTVEPGQRIITLLASANRDERQYPDPDEFQWDRPIKRSLAFGRGQHFCIGYHLARLEVTVLVQEWLRRVPDYRIVDDGATRLPSSFQWGWNTIPVEV
- a CDS encoding zinc-binding dehydrogenase produces the protein MWAYRLIAPYQFEKIEAPDPTEQQVGAGQVLLQFVAAGVCGSDLPAFRGAQGRLPGDDGAGAAEKLGFPIHEIVGDVVTSRHPQHQPGDRVVGWASGFDGLMEQVISDGEGLMTYDPALVPAQAVGLQPLACVLYAVEQLPDLAGRHVAVIGQGSIGLLFSAVAKAAGARRVTGVDPVDRRDMAAAFGVDTVVQATSDRWVRHLDAGDRPEIVIEAVGHQVATLGHAIEAVAPGGTVFYFGVPDDDSYPISMRTMLRNNLTLISGVTQERPRMLAAAGRFAAGHPELLGDYVTHVFGCHEAQAAFELATRPVPGRVKIAMVA